One part of the Streptomyces sp. NBC_00286 genome encodes these proteins:
- a CDS encoding carbohydrate ABC transporter permease, with protein MQHGKYRFIVGFLSAPLAIYVLFVIWPFIQSIYYSFTDWSGLSPEFKMVGFANFTRMLEDDVFWKSFQHSVMFVVLLPLVTLTLALFFAFMLNVGGRRRKNAAIAGVRGSAFYKVVYFFPQVLSIAIVALLFQFAYNPNSGAINSALKAVGLDNVQPNWLGDPDLALWCVFAVLVWCTVGFFVVLFSAGMASIPRDYYEAALLDGANRITTFFRITLPLLWDTVQSGWAYMGILALGAESFAVVQIMTVGPNGGGPDYSTTVLPLYVYQKAFRDGQAAYATTIGVALLIVTLLFVAVVMRLGRRERLEY; from the coding sequence ATGCAGCACGGTAAATACCGTTTCATCGTGGGGTTCTTGTCGGCCCCTCTGGCGATTTACGTCCTTTTCGTCATCTGGCCCTTCATCCAGTCCATCTACTATTCGTTCACGGACTGGAGCGGACTGAGCCCCGAGTTCAAGATGGTGGGCTTCGCCAACTTCACGAGGATGCTGGAAGACGACGTCTTCTGGAAGTCGTTCCAGCACAGCGTGATGTTCGTGGTGCTGCTGCCGCTGGTGACGCTGACACTGGCGCTGTTCTTCGCCTTCATGCTGAATGTGGGCGGACGGCGCAGGAAGAACGCCGCGATCGCAGGCGTACGCGGCTCGGCCTTCTACAAGGTCGTCTACTTCTTCCCGCAGGTGCTGTCGATCGCGATCGTGGCGCTGTTGTTCCAGTTCGCGTACAACCCCAACAGCGGTGCGATCAACTCCGCGCTCAAGGCGGTCGGTCTGGACAATGTCCAGCCCAACTGGCTGGGCGATCCGGATCTCGCGCTGTGGTGCGTCTTCGCGGTCCTCGTCTGGTGCACCGTCGGATTCTTCGTGGTGCTCTTCTCCGCCGGAATGGCGTCCATTCCCAGGGACTATTACGAGGCGGCCCTGCTGGACGGCGCGAACCGCATCACCACGTTCTTCCGGATCACCCTGCCGTTGCTCTGGGACACCGTGCAGTCCGGCTGGGCGTATATGGGCATTCTGGCGCTGGGCGCCGAGTCCTTCGCGGTGGTGCAGATCATGACCGTGGGGCCGAACGGGGGTGGCCCCGACTATTCGACGACGGTTCTGCCGCTGTACGTCTATCAAAAGGCGTTCCGTGACGGCCAGGCCGCCTATGCGACGACGATCGGTGTTGCCCTGCTCATCGTGACGCTGCTGTTCGTGGCGGTCGTGATGCGGCTGGGCCGGCGCGAGCGGTTGGAGTACTGA